A single window of Gossypium hirsutum isolate 1008001.06 chromosome A10, Gossypium_hirsutum_v2.1, whole genome shotgun sequence DNA harbors:
- the LOC107896383 gene encoding MDIS1-interacting receptor like kinase 2, producing MIPNVVHSSLQQKTQNPMASFAIPFKIIFFLLVVLLQSSHVFSSSSINLTEAEALLKWKASLDNNTQTMLSTLWVGSSNCNWVGITCDKVGSITNLSLAGYGLRLKGTLHNLNFLSFPSLVSLNLQNNSLYGSIPSHIGNLSKLVFLDLSYNNLYGNIPSQIGMLKSLMELKLSKNSFYGPIPPTFNNLTYLQHLQLGHNHLTGPLPKNICIGRSLAYFGAMNNNLIGQIPSSLRDCKSLYGVRLEGNHLTGNISKIFGIYPNLSFIALSDNRFYGELSPKWSQCHNLQSLQIANNNITGKIPLELGSATQLQELNLSSNHLIGEIPKELGALTKLSRLSLSGNQLSGKIPFGIGLLSNLRQLNLASNKLSGSIPDQLGNCSRLRNLNLSRNNLRERIPFSISYLNGLQSLDLSHNSLTGGIPRQLGELHSLKILDLSHNLLKGSIPKAFRDLHGLTIVNVSFNRLAFHEVSFDAIKNNKGLSSNATELRPHFVPSRANYGLKKGTKDFILVVFPNIGGLLLLLIMVATFRRFCMKTPTKNFESTEEENGDILTVLGFDGRILHDDIIEATENFSSNYCIGSGGYGTVYKATLRTGQMVAVKKFHQYVDNILNNSKAFESEIAALLEIKHRNIVQMYGFCKHRKHSFLVFEFVEKGSLKMVLSNNEQAEELDWKKRLNVVKGLANALSYMHHDCSQPIIHRDISSNNVLLDSDYEAHVSDFGTAKLLKPDSSNWTSLAGTSGYMAPELAYTMRADEKCDVYSFGVLTLEVLLGRHPGDLLSSTSASMSNDKQVLLQNEIDPRLPPPKNQVAKDIVPTIMIAVSCLNSNPQLRPTMKQVAQVLSCKSHPLPSPFSTIACHG from the exons ATGATACCCAATGTTGTTCATTCCAGTTTACAGCAAAAGACTCAAAATCCCATGGCTTCTTTTGCAATACCATTCAAAATCATCTTCTTCCTCCTCGTTGTCCTGCTTCAGTCTTCCCATGTTTTCTCTTCATCCTCCATTAACCTTACAGAAGCTGAAGCCCTTCTAAAATGGAAAGCTAGCCTTGACAACAACACCCAAACTATGCTCTCAACCCTGTGGGTCGGAAGCAGCAATTGCAACTGGGTTGGAATCACTTGTGATAAGGTTGGAAGCATCACCAATCTTAGCCTCGCAGGGTATGGTTTGAGATTGAAAGGTACACTTCACAATCTCAACTTCCTTTCCTTTCCAAGCTTGGTTAGCCTTAACCTTCAAAACAACTCACTATATGGCTCCATTCCGTCCCACATTGGGAACCTTTCTAAACTTGTCTTCCTTGACTTGTCCTACAATAATTTGTACGGTAATATCCCATCTCAAATAGGAATGCTTAAATCTCTCATGGAACTTAAGCTGTCTAAGAATAGTTTCTATGGGCCAATTCCTCCAACGTTCAACAACCTTACTTATTTGCAGCATTTACAGTTAGGACATAACCATCTCACTGGTCCATTGCCCAAGAACATATGCATAGGGAGATCACTCGCATATTTTGGAGCTATGAATAATAATTTGATAGGTCAGATCCCATCAAGTTTGAGAGATTGCAAAAGCTTATATGGAGTTAGGCTTGAAGGAAACCACTTAACTGGAAATATATCAAAAATCTTTGGTATATATCCAAATTTGAGTTTCATTGCATTAAGTGATAACAGATTTTATGGCGAACTTTCTCCGAAATGGAGCCAATGCCATAATCTGCAAAGCCTACAGATTGCCAATAATAACATTACTGGAAAGATACCACTTGAGTTGGGAAGTgcaactcagttgcaagaactcAATCTCTCTTCAAATCATCTAATCGGTGAGATTCCCAAGGAACTAGGAGCATTGACAAAGTTGTCCCGTCTTTCGCTAAGTGGTAACCAACTGTCGGGTAAAATTCCATTTGGTATTGGACTTCTTTCAAATCTACGACAACTTAACTTGGCATCAAACAAGTTAAGTGGATCTATTCCTGACCAACTTGGAAATTGCTCCAGATTACGGAACTTGAATTTGAGCAGGAATAACCTTAGAGAGAGAATTCCATTTTCTATAAGCTACCTAAATGGCCTTCAAAGTCTAGATTTGAGTCATAATTCACTTACCGGAGGTATCCCACGTCAGCTTGGAGAATTACATTCCTTGAAAATATTGGACCTTTCTCACAATTTACTCAAAGGTTCCATCCCAAAAGCTTTCAGGGATTTGCATGGTTTGACAATTGTGAACGTATCTTTCAATCGATTAGCATTTCACGAGGTTTCATTCGATGCTATAAAGAACAATAAAGGCCTATCGAGTAATGCCACAGAACTAAGGCCTCATTTTGTCCCTTCTCGAGCAAATTATGGTCTTAAAAAGGGCACCAAAGACTTCATTTTAGTTGTGTTTCCAAACATTGGTGGTCTACTTTTGCTACTTATAATGGTTGCAACTTTTCGTAGGTTTTGTATGAAGACTCCAACCAAAAATTTCGAGTCAACGGAGGAAGAAAATGGAGATATTTTAACTGTATTGGGATTTGATGGAAGAATACTCCATGATGACATCATTGAAGCCACTGAAAATTTTAGCTCCAACTATTGCATTGGTTCAGGAGGATATGGAACTGTTTACAAAGCTACATTACGAACTGGTCAAATGGTTGCTGTGAAGAAATTTCACCAATATGTAGATAACATTCTCAACAACTCGAAAGCCTTTGAAAGCGAAATTGCTGCTTTACTAGAAATAAAGCATCGTAACATTGTGCAGATGTATGGCTTTTGTAAACATCGAAAGCATTCTTTTCTGGTTTTTGAGTTTGTAGAAAAGGGGAGTTTGAAAATGGTCTTAAGCAACAATGAACAAGCAGAGGAGTTGGATTGGAAGAAGAGGCTAAATGTAGTTAAGGGATTGGCTAATGCTTTGTCGTATATGCATCATGACTGTTCACAACCTATAATTCATCGAGACATTTCCAGCAACAATGTTCTTTTGGATTCGGACTATGAAGCTCATGTCTCAGACTTTGGCACAGCTAAACTTTTAAAGCCTGACTCCTCCAATTGGACTTCACTTGCAGGCACCTCCGGGTATATGGCTCCAG agTTGGCCTATACAATGAGAGCAGATGAGAAATGTGATGTCTATAGTTTTGGTGTGCTAACACTAGAAGTTTTATTGGGGAGGCATCCTGGCGATCTTCTTTCATCGACATCGGCATCCATGTCAAATGACAAACAAGTTTTGCTTCAGAATGAGATAGACCCACGTCTCCCACCACCAAAAAACCAAGTTGCAAAGGACATAGTCCCTACTATAATGATAGCAGTTTCTTGCTTGAATAGTAATCCCCAACTTCGACCAACCATGAAACAAGTTGCTCAAGTCCTTAGTTGTAAGTCTCATCCATTGCCAAGCCCTTTCTCGACCATAGCCTGCCATGGCTAA
- the LOC107895433 gene encoding protein IWS1 homolog 1 gives MEEETNIIREIVRHDFPKTNKRKLQKPSELEEMWGWLNSDYQDQKDEQIRRKSDTDVEIEAMFDKVKRRKKMEETSSPGIGLLVEKVMAQMEVAAEEDIELNIQNKPAIRKIQMLPLLTDFLSKKKLQQEFLDHGILTLLKSWLEPLPDGSLPNATLRSSILNILTQVMPVDISLEDGREQLKKSGLGKVIMFLSKSGEETTGNRKLAKHLVQNWCRTIFNKTTNYSDLRNTVIPRMKKPLMKQSTRVELREAKLVLEGPRRPCSSGTASGSVSVPEPTPCIFEVNPLTNFKPEFARRYRRCREVRDSKCFKRIEKNMRRLKKSNKKKTLQAAKLAVL, from the coding sequence ATGGAGGAAGAAACCAACATCATTCGTGAGATCGTGCGACACGATTTCCCTAAAACCAACAAGAGAAAGCTTCAGAAACCGAGTGAGCTGGAGGAGATGTGGGGTTGGCTTAACTCGGATTATCAGGACCAGAAAGACGAACAAATCCGTCGTAAATCTGATACTGATGTAGAGATCGAGGCGATGTTCGATAAGGTCAAGAGAAGGAAGAAGATGGAGGAAACAAGTTCTCCGGGAATTGGATTACTCGTTGAGAAAGTAATGGCTCAAATGGAGGTTGCTGCCGAAGAAGACATTGAGCTTAACATCCAAAACAAACCCGCTATTAGAAAGATCCAAATGCTGCCTCTTCTTACTGACTTTCTTTCCAAGAAAAAGCTGCAACAAGAGTTTTTGGATCATGGGATTTTAACTTTGTTGAAGAGTTGGCTCGAGCCTCTTCCCGATGGAAGCTTACCAAACGCCACGCTTCGATCTTCCATTTTGAATATCTTAACTCAGGTGATGCCTGTTGATATCAGCTTAGAAGATGGAAGGGAGCAGTTGAAGAAGAGTGGGCTTGGTAAAGTCATTATGTTTCTTTCAAAATCAGGTGAGGAAACCACTGGCAATCGAAAACTTGCCAAGCATTTGGTCCAAAACTGGTGTCGAACCATATTCAACAAGACTACAAACTACTCTGACCTCAGAAACACCGTAATTCCAAGGATGAAGAAGCCATTAATGAAGCAATCAACAAGGGTAGAATTGAGGGAGGCAAAGTTAGTTTTGGAAGGTCCTCGCAGGCCATGTTCATCAGGAACAGCAAGTGGGTCTGTTTCAGTGCCTGAACCAACACCGTGCATTTTTGAGGTGAACCCTCTAACAAATTTCAAACCAGAGTTTGCAAGACGTTATCGGAGATGTAGAGAAGTGAGAGACAGCAAGTGTTTTAAAAGGATAGAGAAGAACATGAGGAGATTGAAAAAATCGAATAAGAAGAAGACTCTGCAAGCTGCAAAACTTGCTGTTTTGTAG
- the LOC107895434 gene encoding probable leucine-rich repeat receptor-like protein kinase At1g35710, with translation MGPFLSKLVFLDFFHSNLHGSIPHELWKLKSLTELVLRENHFSGSIPASIGNLTNLFTLSLHQNKFSGLIPKEVGMLKCLIELKLSNNSFYGSIPSTFTNFTYLQHLQFGHNHLTGSFPENICIGGSLTYFGAMSNNLTGEIPSSLRDCKSLYRVRLEGNHLTGNISEAFGVYPNLSFIALSGKRFYGEISPKWSHCHNLQGLVIANNNITGKIPLELGHATQLHVLDLSSNHLIGEIPKELGKLTMMNRLLLSGNQFSGKIPSEISLLSKLEQHELASNNLSRPIPDDLGNAQIYGI, from the coding sequence ATGGGTCCATTCCTTTCTAAACTTGTCTTCCTTGACTTCTTCCACAGTAATTTGCATGGGTCAATACCTCATGAGCTATGGAAGCTTAAATCTCTCACTGAACTTGTGTTGCGTGAGAATCATTTCTCTGGTTCAATCCCAGCTTCCATTGGAAATTTGACCAACTTATTTACTCTCTCTCTTCACCAAAATAAGTTCTCTGGGTTGATACCTAAAGAGGTAGGCATGCTTAAATGTCTCATTGAACTTAAGTTGTCTAACAATAGTTTCTATGGGTCAATTCCTTCAACGTTTACCAATTTCACTTATTTGCAACATTTACAATTTGGGCATAACCATCTCACTGGTTCATTTCCTGAGAATATATGCATAGGTGGATCACTCACATATTTTGGAGCTATGAGTAATAATCTGACAGGTGAGATCCCATCAAGTTTGAGAGATTGCAAAAGCTTATATAGAGTTAGGCTTGAAGGAAACCACTTGACCGGTAATATATCAGAAGCTTTTGGTGTCTATCCAAATTTGAGTTTCATTGCATTAAGTGGTAAAAGATTTTATGGCGAAATTTCTCCCAAGTGGAGCCATTGCCATAACCTTCAAGGCTTAGTAATCGCCAATAATAACATTACCGGAAAGATACCACTTGAGTTGGGACACGCAACTCAATTGCATGTACTTGATCTCTCTTCAAATCATCTAATCGGTGAGATCCCCAAGGAACTAGGAAAATTGACAATGATGAACCGTCTTTTACTAAGTGGTAACCAATTTTCCGGTAAAATTCCATCAGAGATTAGCCTTCTTTCAAAACTAGAACAACATGAATTGGCATCAAACAATTTAAGTAGGCCTATTCCTGATGATCTTGGAAATGCTCAAATTTATGGAATTTGA